A DNA window from Hordeum vulgare subsp. vulgare chromosome 1H, MorexV3_pseudomolecules_assembly, whole genome shotgun sequence contains the following coding sequences:
- the LOC123397150 gene encoding uncharacterized protein LOC123397150, whose protein sequence is MASSADPWVREHDEAARLADDVASMVADRAALPQSGPEAMRHTSAICHKITILGTRLDTLQGMLARLPPKSITDKELHKHRDMLNCFSLQIHIIWPPLPSSHPLSKFRLIDDVSSSRSVTNSSSIQGPGFCRPDSALNLMLASFVARCASPTDDRQILARRLGGCRRVTCQLIGIVFEEKTPEELQANHKKTNRKPT, encoded by the exons ATGGCGTCGTCCGCGGATCCGTGGGTGCGGGAGCACGACGAGGCGGCGCGCCTGGCCGACGACGTCGCCTCCATGGTCGCCGACCGGGCCGCGCTCCCGCAGTCCGGCCCGGAGGCCATGCGCCACACCTCCGCCATCTGCCACAAGATCACCATCCTCGGGACCAGGCTCGACACCCTCCAGGGGATGCTCGCCAGGCTTCCCCCCAAATCCAT CACCGACAAGGAGCTGCATAAGCACCGAGACATGCTTAATTGTTTTAGCTTACAAATACATATAATTTGGCCGCCATTGCCTTCCTCGCATCCTCTCTCAAAATTCAGACTCATCGATGACGTCTCATCGAGTAGATCGGTGACCAACTCCTCCAGCATCCAG GGCCCCGGATTTTGCCGGCCCGACTCTGCCTTGAATCTCATGCTAGCTAGCTTTGTGGCTCGATGTGCTAGCCCTACTGACGACCGGCAGATCTTGGCGAGGCGGCTCGGCGGCTGCAGAAGG GTCACTTGCCAACTAATTGGTATTGTATTTGAGGAGAAAACTCCCGAGGAGCTTCAG GCCAACCACAAAAAGACCAATAGAAAACCGACTTAA